Below is a genomic region from Streptomyces sp. NBC_00461.
CGCCGACCGCGCCCCCGCCGACCTCACCCCGCCCGCCGAACCCCCCGCCCCCGCCGAAGCCGCGCACGCGCGCCGCACGATGATCGGCCGCAGCGCGGAGGAGGTCGACCACGCCCCGCCCCGTGGCCGCTACGCCCCGGTCCCCGCCCCGCAGACGGTGTCCGCCGGTTCCCCCCTGCGCTGGGCGGCCCCGGCGGCGGCCCTCGTACTCGCGTCGGCGATCGTCGTCGGCCGTGCGCTGCGCAGGCGCCACTGAGCGAGGGGCCTGGGGGCTTGATCGCCCCAGTAGGGTCGTCCCGTGAGTAACGAAGACATCACGCTGACCGCGGGCGACGCGGAGGTGACCGTACAGCCGGGCAACGGCGGCCGGGTCTCAGGGCTGCGCGTCGGCGGCACGGAACTGCTCCGCCAGGGCGAACGCTTCGGCTGCTTCCCGATGGTTCCCTGGTGCGGGCGGACCAGGGACGGCCGCTTCCGGGACGGCGCGGCCGTTCACCAGATGCCGCTCAACTCCCCGCCGCACGCCATCCACGGCACCGTCCGCGACGGCGCCTGGCGCACCGCGCGCGTGAACACCGACGAGGCGGTCATCACCTACGAACTGGTGGAGCCCTGGCCCTACACCGGCCTCGTCACCCAGCAGATCGCCCTCACGCCGGGCGGGTTGACGCTGACGATGTCCGTGGAGACGTACGACTCCTCCTTCCCGGCGCAGATCGGCTGGCACCCCTGGTTCAACCGCAACCTGGGCGGCGAGGACGCGACGCTCGCCTTCACTCCCGCCTGGCAGGAGGAGCGCGGCGACGACCATCTGCCCACCGGCAACCGGATCGACCCCCGCCCCGGCCCCTGGGACGACTGCTTCGGCATGCCCGGCGGCGTCGACGTCACCCTCACCTGGCCCGGCCAGCTGCAGTTGAAGGTGACCAGCCGTGAGGAGTGGGTCGTGGTGTACGACGAGCAGGAGGCGGCCGTGTGCGTGGAACCGCAGACCGGGCCGCCCGACGGCCTGAACAGCCTGCCCCGCACGGTCACCCCGCTGGAGCCCCTCG
It encodes:
- a CDS encoding aldose epimerase family protein, with protein sequence MSNEDITLTAGDAEVTVQPGNGGRVSGLRVGGTELLRQGERFGCFPMVPWCGRTRDGRFRDGAAVHQMPLNSPPHAIHGTVRDGAWRTARVNTDEAVITYELVEPWPYTGLVTQQIALTPGGLTLTMSVETYDSSFPAQIGWHPWFNRNLGGEDATLAFTPAWQEERGDDHLPTGNRIDPRPGPWDDCFGMPGGVDVTLTWPGQLQLKVTSREEWVVVYDEQEAAVCVEPQTGPPDGLNSLPRTVTPLEPLEATTTWTWHPL